In the genome of Solibacillus silvestris, one region contains:
- a CDS encoding endonuclease III produces MITKAKWNHFLDEMDRMYPDAHCELVHDNPFELTIATLLSAQCTDVLVNKVTKQLFQKYKTPQDYLNVSLEELQNDIRSIGLYRNKAKNIQLLCARLINEYGGEVPASREELVTLPGVGRKTANVVLSVAFDIPAMAVDTHVERVSKRLGLCRWKDSVLEVEETIMKKTPIERWSRAHHQIIFFGRYHCKAQNPGCGTCPLLDDCREGQKRLKKGLVKI; encoded by the coding sequence ATGATAACAAAAGCAAAATGGAATCACTTTCTAGATGAGATGGATCGCATGTATCCCGATGCACATTGTGAATTAGTGCATGACAATCCGTTTGAGTTGACGATTGCAACATTATTATCTGCACAATGTACGGATGTTCTCGTCAATAAAGTGACGAAACAACTCTTTCAAAAATATAAAACACCACAGGATTATTTAAATGTGTCACTTGAGGAACTACAGAATGATATTCGTTCAATTGGACTTTACCGAAACAAAGCAAAAAATATTCAATTACTATGTGCACGTCTGATAAACGAATATGGTGGAGAAGTTCCGGCATCTCGTGAAGAGCTAGTCACATTGCCAGGTGTAGGCCGTAAAACAGCAAATGTCGTATTGTCGGTTGCATTTGATATACCTGCGATGGCTGTCGATACACATGTAGAGCGTGTCTCGAAGCGATTAGGACTTTGTCGATGGAAAGACAGTGTATTGGAAGTAGAAGAAACAATTATGAAAAAAACACCGATTGAACGATGGAGCCGTGCACACCATCAAATTATTTTCTTTGGTCGCTATCATTGTAAAGCGCAAAATCCGGGTTGCGGAACATGTCCGTTACTGGATGACTGTAGGGAAGGGCAGAAGCGTTTGAAAAAAGGTTTGGTAAAAATATGA
- a CDS encoding penicillin-binding protein, with product MTENRKTREQIKRERQQKNKKSRKPKTSAGKWIKRIVLAIVLIGVIGFLSGAALFGYYVSKAPELDEDALKDPISSEFYDINGELFATIGAEKRNYVKYEDIPQQMIDAIIATEDARFFDHFGVDLWRLGGAVLANFRDGFGAQGASTITQQVVKNSFFTNEKKLERKAQEAWLAIKLERQYSKEEIFEMYFNKILMSGRIHGFGTAAKEFYGKELSELSLAEYAQLAGMPQSPNNYNPYKKPDRAKKRRNIVLGLMVQHGKITEAEAEKAKKEPITGGLIPEEERVANSTTKYPAFLDVVLAELEKNGDSELTSEGIKVYTTLDPKAQTIVEDLMNNDSNFPTEEIQAGVAVIDTPTGEIRAIGGGRNYTGEFNYNFAYDMTTRQPGSTLKPLIDYGPAIEYLKWSTGQTTVDEKITYSGSDQVIGNWDGRYLGTMTVREALYTSRNIPAVKTFREVGPDRAKEFLGNLGIESSGLTESEALGGGRVNISPVQMAASYAAFGNNGTYNSPHAITKIVFRDGKTSKSFKPKTKKAMSDYTAYMVTDILRDVVSNKRNASATRAMVSGVDIAGKTGTTNYGSDEFEKFNLKNGSVPDTWFAGYTTNYSIAIWGGYSQRKDAITTWEERWLPQTLFKSIMTDLNQHNPSSSFKQPSSVVSASIVIGSNPLKLANEYTPATQKATELFVKGTEPTEYTEEFVPQTLDSPTSLQASYNDAAQLADVTWSHSSLDGSGEETDPVTFEVSMKVDGGPATVISTTSATAIQVPNIERGKEYTFTVTAISGDLRSDPASVALFVEGDQITEPEDPNDSIEDPNEAEQPEQPGNGNNNGNNGNGNGNNGNGNGNNGNGNGNNGNGNGNNGNGNGNDNTVEPDESNPEPPAPNQPSPPASGGETRPEDSEDD from the coding sequence GTGACGGAAAATAGAAAAACACGCGAACAAATTAAGCGCGAACGTCAACAAAAAAACAAAAAATCCAGAAAACCGAAAACTTCTGCAGGAAAATGGATTAAGCGCATTGTTTTAGCAATCGTTTTAATTGGGGTAATTGGTTTCCTAAGTGGTGCTGCATTATTTGGCTACTATGTCAGCAAAGCACCTGAACTGGATGAAGATGCATTAAAGGATCCGATCTCGTCGGAGTTTTATGATATAAATGGAGAACTTTTTGCAACAATTGGTGCAGAAAAACGAAATTATGTAAAATATGAAGATATACCACAGCAAATGATTGACGCGATTATCGCAACAGAAGATGCACGATTTTTCGATCACTTCGGTGTTGACTTGTGGCGTCTTGGCGGTGCCGTACTTGCCAACTTCCGTGATGGATTTGGTGCTCAAGGTGCGAGTACAATTACACAGCAAGTTGTAAAAAACTCGTTCTTTACCAATGAGAAAAAGTTGGAGCGTAAAGCGCAGGAAGCTTGGCTCGCAATTAAGCTGGAACGTCAATATAGTAAAGAAGAAATTTTCGAAATGTACTTTAATAAAATCCTAATGTCAGGTAGAATCCATGGCTTTGGTACAGCAGCAAAAGAATTTTACGGAAAAGAATTAAGTGAACTATCATTGGCTGAATATGCTCAATTAGCAGGGATGCCTCAAAGTCCGAACAATTATAATCCATATAAAAAGCCGGACCGTGCAAAAAAACGTCGTAATATCGTTTTAGGCTTAATGGTTCAGCACGGTAAAATTACTGAAGCTGAAGCGGAAAAAGCGAAAAAGGAACCTATTACAGGTGGGCTCATTCCTGAAGAAGAGCGTGTAGCAAATAGTACAACGAAATATCCTGCCTTTTTGGATGTCGTTTTAGCAGAACTTGAAAAAAACGGTGATAGCGAACTGACTTCCGAAGGGATCAAAGTTTATACAACGCTAGACCCAAAAGCACAGACGATTGTAGAAGATTTGATGAACAATGACAGCAACTTCCCTACTGAAGAGATTCAGGCCGGTGTTGCAGTCATCGATACACCAACAGGTGAAATTCGTGCAATTGGCGGCGGACGCAATTACACAGGTGAATTTAACTATAACTTTGCCTACGATATGACAACCCGCCAGCCTGGTTCGACTTTAAAACCTTTAATTGATTATGGTCCTGCCATTGAATATTTAAAATGGTCGACTGGTCAAACTACGGTCGATGAAAAAATTACGTATTCTGGTTCAGATCAGGTTATCGGAAACTGGGATGGCCGCTATTTAGGGACGATGACAGTGCGTGAAGCGCTCTATACATCACGAAATATTCCGGCGGTGAAAACTTTCCGTGAAGTTGGTCCGGACCGCGCCAAAGAGTTTTTAGGCAACTTAGGTATTGAATCAAGCGGATTAACAGAATCTGAAGCTTTAGGTGGAGGACGCGTCAATATTTCTCCTGTCCAAATGGCTGCTTCATATGCAGCATTCGGCAACAACGGTACTTATAATAGTCCGCACGCCATTACTAAAATTGTTTTCCGTGATGGAAAAACTTCAAAATCGTTTAAACCGAAAACCAAAAAAGCGATGAGTGATTATACTGCTTATATGGTAACGGATATTTTACGTGATGTAGTTAGTAACAAACGCAATGCCTCTGCAACACGTGCGATGGTATCAGGCGTTGATATCGCAGGTAAAACAGGTACAACAAACTATGGCTCAGATGAATTTGAAAAGTTCAATTTAAAGAATGGCTCAGTACCAGATACATGGTTTGCCGGGTATACAACAAACTACTCGATCGCTATTTGGGGCGGTTATTCACAGCGTAAAGATGCCATTACAACATGGGAAGAGCGCTGGTTGCCACAAACATTGTTCAAATCGATCATGACGGATTTAAATCAGCATAACCCGTCATCATCATTTAAACAGCCAAGCAGCGTTGTATCAGCTTCGATTGTAATCGGATCGAATCCTTTAAAACTGGCAAATGAATATACACCTGCTACACAAAAGGCAACAGAGCTGTTCGTTAAAGGAACAGAGCCAACTGAATATACAGAGGAATTTGTCCCTCAAACTTTAGATTCACCTACTAGTTTACAAGCGTCATACAATGATGCAGCACAACTGGCAGATGTAACATGGTCACATTCTTCACTTGACGGTTCCGGCGAAGAAACGGATCCCGTTACATTTGAAGTATCGATGAAAGTTGATGGCGGTCCGGCAACGGTCATTTCTACGACAAGCGCAACCGCAATTCAAGTACCGAACATCGAACGCGGTAAAGAATATACATTTACAGTTACTGCGATTTCAGGTGATTTACGAAGTGATCCGGCAAGCGTTGCATTATTCGTGGAAGGTGACCAGATAACAGAACCTGAAGATCCAAATGACTCCATTGAAGATCCGAACGAAGCTGAACAACCTGAACAGCCGGGTAATGGGAACAACAATGGGAATAATGGAAATGGCAACGGAAACAACGGGAACGGTAATGGAAATAATGGGAACGGTAATGGAAATAATGGGAACGGTAACGGAAATAACGGCAATGGAAATGGCAACGATAATACGGTAGAGCCAGATGAATCCAATCCTGAACCACCAGCACCGAACCAGCCTAGCCCACCCGCTTCAGGCGGCGAAACAAGACCTGAAGACTCAGAAGACGATTAA